The Streptomyces achromogenes genome window below encodes:
- the nucS gene encoding endonuclease NucS: protein MRLVIARCSVDYAGRLTAHLPSAPRLILVKADGSVSIHADDRAYKPLNWMSPPCTLKEDAGDSEGVAGVWTVVNKGGEKLIITMEEILHDSSHELGVDPGLIKDGVEAHLQELLADRIETLGEGYTLIRREYMTAIGPVDILCRDADGQTVAVEIKRRGEIDGVEQLTRYLELLNRDPHLAPVRGVFAAQEIKPQARVLATDRGIGCTVLDYNAMRGIEDDKLRLF, encoded by the coding sequence ATGCGTCTCGTCATCGCCCGGTGCTCCGTCGACTACGCCGGCCGGCTCACCGCCCACCTCCCCTCCGCCCCCCGTCTGATCCTGGTGAAGGCGGACGGCAGCGTCTCCATCCACGCGGACGACCGGGCCTACAAGCCCCTCAACTGGATGTCGCCGCCCTGCACGCTGAAGGAGGACGCGGGGGACTCCGAAGGCGTGGCGGGTGTCTGGACCGTCGTCAACAAGGGCGGTGAGAAGCTCATCATCACGATGGAGGAGATCCTCCACGACTCGTCGCACGAACTGGGCGTCGATCCCGGCCTGATCAAGGACGGCGTGGAAGCGCACCTGCAGGAACTGCTCGCGGACCGCATCGAGACCCTCGGCGAGGGCTACACCCTCATCCGCCGCGAGTACATGACGGCCATCGGCCCGGTCGACATCCTGTGCCGGGACGCCGACGGGCAGACCGTCGCGGTGGAGATCAAGCGACGCGGCGAGATCGACGGGGTCGAGCAACTCACCCGCTACCTCGAGCTGTTGAACCGCGACCCGCATCTCGCCCCGGTCCGCGGCGTCTTCGCCGCCCAGGAGATCAAGCCCCAGGCCCGCGTCCTCGCCACGGACCGCGGCATCGGCTGCACGGTCCTCGACTACAACGCCATGCGCGGCATCGAGGACGACAAACTGCGGCTGTTCTGA
- a CDS encoding SCO5389 family protein, which produces MSLDVSPALLDQAERGEVDEAEFVDCVRTSLPYAWEMVSSLVAQLKVDGGDFADNQTPPPDEQARGQLLRALASDAIRGALQRHFGVRLAFQNCHRVAVFPLDSAVDEKLDRFTSIRSQVLNQSPEFRDC; this is translated from the coding sequence ATGTCGCTCGACGTCTCACCGGCCCTACTCGATCAGGCCGAGCGAGGCGAGGTCGACGAAGCAGAATTCGTCGACTGCGTCCGGACCTCCCTGCCCTACGCATGGGAGATGGTCAGCTCCCTGGTGGCCCAGCTGAAGGTGGACGGCGGAGACTTCGCCGACAACCAGACGCCCCCGCCGGACGAGCAGGCACGCGGGCAGCTGCTGCGCGCGCTCGCGAGTGACGCCATACGCGGCGCGCTGCAGCGGCACTTCGGTGTGCGGCTCGCCTTCCAGAACTGCCACCGGGTGGCGGTGTTCCCGTTGGACTCGGCTGTCGACGAGAAGCTGGACCGCTTCACCTCGATCCGCAGCCAGGTGCTCAACCAGTCCCCGGAATTCCGGGACTGCTGA
- a CDS encoding LLM class flavin-dependent oxidoreductase produces MRVGSFVLGAQFPGQGQGEALHRAVRSAEVAEEAGLDSVWLAEHHFVPYGTCPSAVTLAALLLGRTRRIRVGTAVSVLPTVHPVALGEQAALLHLTSGGRFSLGVGRGGPWVDLEVFGSGLEAYEKGFPESLDLLVRWLREPSVGADGERFRFREVPVVPRPSEALTEGTGPEVVVACTSPASVRLAAERGLPMLLGMHVGDEEKAEMVAQWRRFARAAGRSEGEIRGAAHVSAGVCQIADRRTDAVETLVKAMPGWLKQGLDAHVTVDGRPRSMRDPVAYTELLCGLHPVGTPRLCADRLAATSERTGISRFALLVEGSGDLAATEENVRRLGSEVLPHLR; encoded by the coding sequence ATGCGCGTTGGAAGTTTTGTGTTGGGGGCCCAGTTCCCGGGCCAGGGTCAGGGCGAGGCGCTGCACCGCGCGGTCCGCTCGGCCGAGGTCGCCGAGGAGGCGGGGCTCGACTCGGTCTGGCTGGCCGAGCACCACTTCGTGCCGTACGGCACCTGTCCGTCGGCGGTCACCCTCGCCGCTCTGCTGCTGGGCCGCACCCGCCGCATCAGGGTGGGCACGGCGGTCAGTGTGCTGCCCACCGTCCATCCCGTCGCGCTCGGCGAACAGGCCGCGCTGCTGCACCTGACCAGCGGCGGCCGCTTCTCGCTGGGCGTCGGCCGCGGCGGGCCGTGGGTCGACCTCGAGGTGTTCGGCTCCGGCCTGGAGGCGTACGAGAAGGGGTTCCCGGAATCACTCGATCTGCTGGTGCGCTGGCTGCGTGAACCTTCGGTGGGAGCCGACGGCGAGCGCTTCCGCTTCCGTGAAGTCCCCGTCGTGCCCCGCCCGTCGGAGGCTTTGACGGAGGGCACGGGGCCGGAGGTCGTCGTCGCCTGCACCTCCCCCGCGAGCGTGCGGCTGGCCGCCGAACGCGGCCTGCCGATGCTGCTCGGCATGCACGTCGGGGACGAGGAGAAGGCCGAGATGGTCGCCCAGTGGCGGCGGTTCGCCCGCGCCGCCGGGCGGTCCGAGGGCGAGATCCGCGGCGCGGCGCATGTCTCGGCGGGCGTCTGCCAGATCGCGGACCGGCGCACGGACGCGGTGGAGACCCTGGTGAAGGCCATGCCGGGCTGGCTGAAGCAGGGGCTCGACGCCCATGTCACGGTGGACGGCCGGCCCCGCTCCATGCGGGACCCGGTGGCGTACACCGAACTGCTCTGCGGGCTGCACCCGGTGGGCACCCCGCGGCTCTGCGCCGACCGCCTCGCGGCCACCAGCGAGCGGACGGGCATCTCGCGCTTCGCCCTGCTCGTCGAGGGCTCCGGCGACCTGGCGGCCACCGAGGAGAACGTACGGCGGCTGGGCTCGGAGGTGCTCCCCCACCTCCGGTGA
- a CDS encoding ATP/GTP-binding protein — protein MSPRRNRPKDEGSSGRSAEDDRASRYGGWESAQDWRGEEWSVRHVAGASAQGKTYRCPGCDQLIPGGVPHVVAWPEHAGVDDRRHWHKACWNARDRRTPGMQRSRNAPRF, from the coding sequence GTGTCGCCGCGTCGCAACCGACCCAAGGATGAGGGCTCGTCGGGCCGGAGCGCCGAGGACGACCGCGCGAGCCGCTACGGCGGCTGGGAGTCGGCGCAGGACTGGCGCGGCGAAGAGTGGAGCGTACGGCATGTGGCCGGGGCGAGCGCCCAGGGCAAAACGTACCGGTGCCCCGGCTGCGACCAGTTGATCCCCGGCGGCGTCCCGCACGTGGTGGCCTGGCCGGAGCACGCAGGCGTCGACGACCGGCGTCACTGGCACAAGGCGTGCTGGAACGCACGGGACCGCCGCACCCCGGGGATGCAGCGGTCCCGCAACGCACCCAGGTTCTGA
- a CDS encoding ABC transporter permease subunit codes for MSTPQHPTPQAAPAWQTAPGASYAAAGPVYTSPIPVVRTHLGNAIASEWTKIRSVRSTMWTLGVYVFLVVGIGLGAGAIVAANASEQDLSGDTALPFGFFGLLLGSMCVITLGVLTTASEYGTGMIRTTMVACPSRGRVLAAKAIVFFAVAFTVTLVASAFVAVIQVAMLSGAREPSGAEWLKATVGVSLYLALLGLLSLAVGSIIRHSAGAITIMIGLLLAPLVIAIFMFSSSLESLRQALFEYSIPSQLSVFYAASLSESGPSGWDPLWIALGMTAVVLGAAFVLLEKRDV; via the coding sequence ATGAGCACCCCGCAGCACCCGACGCCGCAGGCCGCACCCGCCTGGCAGACGGCGCCCGGCGCCTCGTACGCCGCGGCCGGCCCCGTCTACACCTCGCCGATCCCGGTCGTGCGCACCCACCTCGGGAACGCCATCGCCTCGGAGTGGACCAAGATCCGGTCGGTGCGCTCCACCATGTGGACGCTCGGCGTGTACGTGTTCCTCGTCGTCGGCATCGGGCTGGGGGCCGGCGCGATCGTCGCCGCGAACGCCTCCGAGCAGGACCTCTCGGGCGACACCGCGCTGCCCTTCGGCTTCTTCGGACTGCTGCTGGGCAGCATGTGCGTCATCACGCTCGGCGTGCTCACCACGGCCTCGGAGTACGGCACCGGCATGATCCGCACGACCATGGTCGCCTGCCCCTCGCGCGGCCGGGTCCTCGCCGCGAAGGCGATCGTGTTCTTCGCCGTCGCCTTCACGGTGACGCTCGTGGCGTCGGCCTTCGTGGCCGTGATCCAGGTGGCGATGCTGTCCGGCGCCCGCGAGCCGAGCGGCGCGGAGTGGCTGAAGGCCACCGTGGGCGTATCCCTCTACCTGGCACTGCTGGGGCTGCTGTCGCTGGCCGTCGGCTCGATCATCCGGCACTCGGCGGGCGCCATCACCATCATGATCGGCCTGCTGCTGGCCCCGCTGGTCATCGCGATCTTCATGTTCTCGTCCTCGCTGGAGAGCCTGCGCCAGGCCCTCTTCGAGTACTCGATCCCCAGCCAGCTCAGCGTCTTCTACGCGGCCTCGCTCAGCGAGAGCGGCCCGAGCGGCTGGGACCCGCTGTGGATCGCGCTGGGTATGACGGCCGTCGTGCTCGGCGCCGCCTTCGTGCTCCTGGAGAAGCGGGACGTGTAG
- a CDS encoding ABC transporter ATP-binding protein — protein MIEAVGLTKRYGDKTAVYNLSFQVRPGAVTGFLGPNGSGKSTTMRMILGLDNPTAGSVTIGGYPYRRLPNAARQVGALLDAKAVHGGRHARNHLLSLAQLSGIPARRVDEVLGVVGLQDVARKRSKGFSLGMGQRLGIAAALLGDPQVLLFDEPVNGLDPEGILWVRNLMKALAAEGRTVFVSSHLMSEMALTADHLIVIGRGQLLSDMSVKDFISANSADFARVRTPHTDPELREKLASALTEAGGHVLPEQDGALRVTGLPLPRISDIAHDSDVRLWELSPHQASLEEAYMRMTQGAVDYRSTIDQKAGLQQQLPPGAQPPMPVPGQGQPGWYAPPPPQQQGYAPPQPAPTPLAAAHGAYAAPGAPGSAPGPNNAANPYAQPPAQAPAAPPAPAPAAPAASAPEAAPAPVSAPDAPTESEDAR, from the coding sequence ATGATCGAAGCAGTCGGCCTGACCAAGCGCTACGGCGACAAGACCGCTGTGTACAACCTTTCCTTCCAGGTCCGCCCTGGGGCGGTCACGGGCTTTCTCGGGCCGAACGGCTCGGGCAAGTCCACGACCATGCGGATGATCCTGGGCCTGGACAACCCGACCGCCGGGTCGGTGACGATCGGCGGCTACCCGTACCGCCGGCTGCCCAACGCGGCCCGCCAGGTGGGCGCCCTGCTGGACGCCAAGGCGGTGCACGGCGGCCGGCACGCCCGCAACCACCTGCTGAGCCTGGCCCAGCTGTCCGGCATCCCGGCGCGGCGGGTCGACGAGGTGCTCGGCGTGGTCGGCCTGCAGGACGTGGCCCGAAAGCGCTCCAAGGGCTTCTCCCTGGGCATGGGCCAGCGGCTCGGCATCGCGGCGGCCCTGCTCGGCGACCCCCAGGTGCTGCTCTTCGACGAGCCGGTCAACGGCCTCGACCCCGAGGGCATCCTCTGGGTGCGCAACCTGATGAAGGCGCTGGCCGCCGAGGGCCGCACGGTGTTCGTCTCCTCCCACCTGATGAGCGAGATGGCGCTGACCGCCGACCACCTGATCGTCATCGGGCGCGGGCAGCTGCTCTCCGACATGAGCGTGAAGGACTTCATCTCGGCCAACTCCGCCGACTTCGCGCGCGTGCGCACCCCGCACACCGACCCGGAGCTGCGCGAGAAGCTGGCCTCGGCGCTCACCGAGGCGGGCGGCCACGTCCTGCCCGAGCAGGACGGCGCGCTGCGGGTGACCGGACTGCCGTTGCCCCGCATCAGCGACATCGCCCACGACAGCGACGTCCGTCTGTGGGAGCTGTCGCCGCACCAGGCCTCCCTGGAGGAGGCGTACATGCGGATGACGCAGGGCGCCGTGGACTACCGGTCGACCATCGACCAGAAGGCCGGCCTCCAGCAGCAGCTGCCGCCCGGGGCGCAGCCGCCGATGCCGGTGCCGGGCCAGGGCCAGCCGGGCTGGTACGCCCCGCCGCCCCCGCAGCAGCAGGGCTACGCGCCTCCGCAGCCGGCCCCGACGCCTTTGGCGGCCGCCCACGGGGCGTACGCCGCCCCCGGAGCGCCCGGTTCGGCTCCCGGCCCGAACAACGCCGCCAACCCGTACGCGCAGCCGCCCGCACAGGCCCCGGCCGCGCCGCCGGCACCCGCGCCCGCGGCGCCGGCCGCGTCGGCGCCCGAAGCCGCGCCCGCGCCCGTGTCCGCCCCCGACGCCCCGACCGAGTCCGAGGACGCCCGATGA
- a CDS encoding ABC transporter permease yields the protein MAATQVIRSEWTKIRSVASTVWTLSLAVVVTVALGVLISALSSHEFDNMSRGDRLSFDPTFVSFAGMTLGQLAMIVFGVLVVSNEYSTGMIRTSLAAVPQRGVFLFSKIAVATGLSLAVGLVTSFVTFFLGQAMLGSHRASIEDSGVLRAVIGGGLYMTLIAVFSMGVATMLRSPMLSLGILMPFFFLISNILGNVSATKKVGRYLPDQAGSRVMQVVTRIDDDTPYGPWGGFAIMTLWTVAALAGGYLLLKKRDA from the coding sequence ATGGCGGCGACCCAGGTCATCCGGTCCGAATGGACCAAGATCCGGTCGGTGGCGTCCACGGTGTGGACACTGTCCCTCGCCGTGGTGGTCACCGTCGCGCTCGGTGTGCTGATCTCGGCGCTGTCGAGCCACGAGTTCGACAACATGAGCCGGGGCGACCGGCTCTCCTTCGACCCCACCTTCGTCAGCTTCGCCGGGATGACCCTCGGTCAGCTCGCGATGATCGTGTTCGGGGTGCTGGTGGTGTCGAACGAGTACAGCACCGGCATGATCCGCACCTCGCTGGCCGCGGTGCCGCAGCGCGGCGTCTTCCTGTTCAGCAAGATCGCGGTGGCCACCGGGCTCTCGCTGGCCGTGGGGCTCGTGACCAGCTTCGTCACGTTCTTCCTGGGGCAGGCCATGCTCGGCTCCCACCGGGCGTCGATCGAGGACAGCGGCGTCCTGCGGGCGGTGATCGGCGGCGGTCTGTACATGACGCTCATCGCCGTCTTCTCGATGGGCGTGGCCACGATGCTGCGCTCGCCGATGCTGTCGCTCGGCATCCTGATGCCGTTCTTCTTCCTGATCTCCAACATCCTCGGCAACGTCTCCGCCACGAAGAAGGTCGGCCGGTATCTGCCCGACCAGGCGGGCAGCAGGGTCATGCAGGTGGTCACGCGGATCGACGACGACACCCCGTACGGGCCCTGGGGCGGGTTCGCGATCATGACGTTGTGGACGGTGGCGGCGCTCGCCGGCGGCTACCTCCTGCTGAAGAAACGCGATGCGTAA
- a CDS encoding ABC transporter ATP-binding protein: MIELSGLTKRYGDTVAVNNLSFTVRPGIVTGFLGPNGAGKSTTMRMMLGLDRPTAGDVLIDGQHYDRLRDPLTYIGALLDAKAMHGGRSAFNHLLCLAQSNGIPRSRVHEVLDTVGLTSVARKKAKGFSLGMGQRLGIAGALLGDPRILMFDEPVNGLDPEGIHWIRTLMKSLASQGRTVFVSSHLMSEMALTADHLVVIGQGRLLADTSMADFIAQNSRSYVRIRTPQRERLLDVLHGAGTVVVETGGGVLEVDDGKPEHIGELAARHQIVLHELSPQRASLEEAFMQLTAESVQYHAHTDVPMDASPGVPGTPDVQPLQQWGDDWTRS; encoded by the coding sequence ATGATCGAGCTGTCGGGACTGACCAAGCGGTACGGCGACACGGTGGCGGTGAACAACCTCAGCTTCACCGTGAGGCCGGGCATCGTCACGGGCTTCCTCGGTCCCAACGGCGCCGGGAAGTCCACCACCATGCGGATGATGCTCGGTCTCGACCGGCCGACCGCGGGGGACGTCCTCATCGACGGGCAGCACTACGACCGGCTCAGGGATCCCCTCACCTACATCGGCGCCCTGCTGGACGCGAAGGCCATGCACGGTGGGCGCAGCGCCTTCAACCATCTGCTGTGTCTCGCGCAGAGCAACGGCATCCCGCGCAGCCGGGTGCACGAGGTGCTGGACACCGTCGGGCTCACCTCCGTGGCGCGGAAGAAGGCCAAGGGGTTCTCGCTGGGCATGGGCCAGCGGCTGGGCATCGCGGGCGCACTCCTCGGCGACCCGCGGATCCTGATGTTCGACGAGCCGGTCAACGGCCTCGACCCCGAGGGCATCCACTGGATCCGCACGCTGATGAAATCGCTGGCCTCGCAGGGGCGGACGGTGTTCGTCTCCTCCCATCTGATGAGCGAGATGGCGCTCACCGCGGATCATCTCGTCGTCATCGGGCAGGGCCGGCTGCTCGCCGACACCTCCATGGCCGACTTCATCGCGCAGAACTCGCGCAGCTACGTCCGTATCCGCACCCCGCAGCGGGAGCGGCTGCTCGACGTGCTGCACGGCGCCGGGACGGTGGTCGTCGAGACCGGTGGCGGGGTGCTGGAGGTCGACGACGGCAAGCCCGAGCACATCGGCGAGCTGGCCGCGCGGCACCAGATCGTGCTGCACGAGCTGAGCCCCCAGCGGGCCTCCCTGGAGGAGGCGTTCATGCAGCTGACCGCGGAGTCGGTCCAGTACCACGCGCACACGGACGTGCCGATGGACGCGTCCCCGGGCGTGCCGGGCACGCCCGACGTACAGCCCCTGCAGCAGTGGGGCGACGACTGGACGAGGAGCTGA
- a CDS encoding cellulose-binding protein — MSDTSPYGFELVRRGYDRAQVDERISKLVSDRDSALARITALEKRIEELHLETQNAQAQVSDAEPSYAGLGARVEKILRLAEEEAKDLREEARRAAEQHRELAESAAQQVRNDAESFAAERKSKAEDEGVRIVEKAKSDASQLRSEAQKDAQSKREEADALFEETRAKAAQAAADFETNLAKRREQSERDLASRQQKAEKRLAEIEHRAEQLRLEAEKLRTDAERRARQTVETAQRQAEDIVADANAKADRIRSESERELAALTNRRDSINAQLTNVREMLATLTGAAVAAAGAPSTDDEPISRGVPAQQTR, encoded by the coding sequence ATGAGCGACACTTCCCCCTACGGCTTCGAGCTTGTGCGGCGTGGGTACGACCGCGCTCAGGTGGACGAACGCATCTCGAAGCTCGTCTCCGACCGTGACAGCGCTCTGGCTCGTATCACTGCTCTGGAAAAGCGCATCGAGGAGCTCCACCTCGAGACGCAGAACGCCCAGGCCCAGGTAAGCGACGCGGAGCCGTCGTACGCCGGCCTCGGCGCGCGTGTCGAGAAGATCCTCCGCCTCGCCGAGGAAGAGGCCAAGGACCTGCGCGAGGAGGCCCGTCGCGCGGCCGAGCAGCACCGGGAGCTCGCCGAGTCGGCCGCCCAGCAGGTGCGCAACGACGCGGAATCGTTCGCTGCGGAGCGCAAGTCCAAGGCGGAGGACGAGGGCGTCCGGATCGTCGAGAAGGCCAAGAGCGACGCGTCGCAGCTGCGTTCCGAGGCGCAGAAGGACGCGCAGTCGAAGCGTGAGGAGGCGGACGCCCTCTTCGAGGAGACCCGCGCGAAGGCCGCGCAGGCGGCCGCCGACTTCGAGACCAACCTGGCCAAGCGCCGCGAGCAGTCGGAGCGCGACCTGGCGTCCCGTCAGCAGAAGGCGGAGAAGCGTCTCGCGGAGATCGAGCACCGCGCGGAGCAGCTGCGTCTGGAGGCGGAGAAGCTGCGCACCGACGCCGAGCGTCGTGCCCGTCAGACCGTCGAGACCGCGCAGCGCCAGGCCGAGGACATCGTGGCTGACGCGAACGCCAAGGCGGACCGGATCCGCTCCGAGTCCGAGCGCGAGCTGGCGGCGCTCACCAACCGTCGCGACAGCATCAACGCCCAGCTGACGAACGTCCGCGAGATGCTCGCCACGCTGACCGGCGCCGCGGTGGCCGCGGCCGGTGCGCCGTCCACGGACGACGAGCCGATCTCGCGCGGGGTCCCGGCACAGCAGACCCGGTAA